Proteins co-encoded in one Klebsiella michiganensis genomic window:
- a CDS encoding isovaleryl-CoA dehydrogenase (catalyzes the formation of 3-methylcrotonyl-CoA from isovaleryl-CoA), whose protein sequence is MRWQTHTVFNQPKPLSNSNLFLSDIPLREAVVREGAGWDVELLASIGQQLGSAESLELGRLANTNPPELLRFDASGERLDDVRFHPAWHLLMQGLFANRVHNLAWQEDMRQGAFVARAARFIQHAQVEAGTLCPITMTFGATPLLLQHLPRVFEAWRRPLLSDRYDAHLLPGAQKRGLLIGMGMTEKQGGSDVLSNTTRAEPLAGRGAGEAYRLVGHKWFFSVPQSDAHLVLAQAKGGLSCFFLPRFLPDGQRNAVRLERLKDKLGNRSNASGEVEFCEATAWLIGEEGEGVRHILKMGGFTRFDCALGSHGLMRRALSVALCHALQRQAFGKTLIEQPMMRQLLGKMALRLEGQTAFLFRLARAWESPGDAEQLAYSRLFTPAAKFSLCKAGIPFVAEAMEVLGGVGYCEESELPRLYREMPVNSIWEGSGNIMSLDVLRVLAKQPAVMEMLSREFDEVKGQSRHFDRSWRQLQQRLRKPLEARGREITQQLANLACGAQLLKSISPPAAEAWCRMMLDERGESLLPEQVINDALLRATGGVA, encoded by the coding sequence ATGCGCTGGCAAACTCACACCGTTTTTAATCAACCCAAACCCCTCAGCAACAGCAATCTTTTTCTTTCAGACATTCCGTTGCGAGAAGCCGTAGTCCGTGAGGGCGCTGGCTGGGACGTCGAACTGCTGGCCAGTATCGGCCAACAGCTGGGTTCTGCAGAATCTCTGGAGCTAGGCCGGCTGGCAAACACCAATCCACCTGAGCTGCTGCGGTTTGACGCCAGCGGAGAGCGCCTGGACGACGTTCGCTTTCATCCCGCCTGGCATCTGCTGATGCAAGGCTTGTTTGCTAACCGGGTGCACAACCTGGCCTGGCAAGAGGACATGCGGCAGGGAGCCTTTGTCGCGCGCGCCGCCCGATTCATTCAGCATGCCCAGGTGGAAGCCGGAACCCTTTGCCCGATTACTATGACGTTTGGGGCAACGCCGCTGTTGCTCCAGCATTTACCCAGGGTGTTTGAAGCATGGCGTCGGCCCTTGCTGAGCGATCGCTATGACGCGCACCTGCTGCCGGGTGCCCAAAAACGTGGTTTGCTGATTGGCATGGGGATGACGGAGAAGCAGGGCGGTTCTGACGTGCTGAGTAACACCACGCGCGCCGAACCGCTGGCAGGCAGAGGGGCCGGTGAAGCTTACCGGCTGGTGGGGCACAAATGGTTTTTCTCCGTGCCGCAAAGTGATGCCCACCTTGTCCTTGCTCAGGCTAAAGGAGGACTGTCGTGCTTCTTCTTGCCGCGTTTTTTGCCGGACGGCCAGCGCAACGCCGTTCGTCTGGAACGACTCAAAGACAAGCTGGGTAACCGTTCCAACGCCAGCGGTGAAGTAGAATTCTGTGAGGCTACCGCCTGGCTTATTGGTGAGGAAGGCGAGGGCGTTCGCCATATCCTGAAGATGGGGGGATTTACCCGTTTTGACTGTGCGCTCGGCAGTCATGGCCTGATGCGACGTGCGCTGTCGGTGGCCTTGTGCCACGCCCTTCAGCGACAGGCTTTTGGCAAGACGCTTATTGAGCAGCCGATGATGCGCCAACTGCTGGGGAAAATGGCGCTGCGGCTTGAAGGTCAGACGGCCTTTCTCTTCCGCCTGGCGCGGGCGTGGGAGTCGCCGGGGGACGCTGAACAGCTGGCCTACAGCCGCTTGTTTACCCCGGCCGCGAAATTCAGCCTCTGCAAAGCGGGGATCCCTTTTGTGGCCGAAGCAATGGAAGTCCTGGGCGGCGTGGGCTACTGCGAAGAGAGCGAGCTTCCGCGGCTGTATCGTGAAATGCCTGTGAACAGCATTTGGGAAGGATCGGGCAATATTATGAGCCTTGATGTGCTGCGCGTGCTCGCCAAACAGCCTGCGGTGATGGAAATGCTGTCCAGGGAGTTTGATGAGGTTAAAGGGCAGAGCCGACATTTCGACCGCAGCTGGCGACAGCTACAGCAGCGTTTGCGCAAGCCCCTGGAGGCGCGGGGCAGAGAAATCACGCAGCAACTGGCGAATCTTGCCTGTGGGGCGCAATTGCTCAAATCAATTTCACCACCGGCAGCAGAAGCCTGGTGTCGCATGATGCTGGACGAACGGGGAGAATCGCTTCTGCCCGAGCAGGTCATCAATGATGCGCTGCTGCGGGCAACGGGAGGCGTGGCTTAA
- a CDS encoding membrane protein, translating to MKRSLALTTLLLSVGLIPTLAQSAEFASADCVTGLNEIGLISVNDIAGSPQDVERMIALKADEQGASWYRIIQMQENSLADSWRAQAILYA from the coding sequence ATGAAACGATCTCTTGCCTTAACGACACTGCTGTTATCTGTTGGCCTCATTCCGACTCTGGCGCAGTCCGCCGAGTTTGCCAGCGCGGACTGCGTAACGGGCCTTAATGAAATCGGATTAATTTCGGTAAATGACATTGCCGGCAGCCCGCAGGATGTCGAACGTATGATCGCGCTGAAAGCTGACGAGCAAGGTGCTTCCTGGTACCGCATTATTCAGATGCAGGAAAACTCTCTGGCAGATAGCTGGCGAGCGCAGGCCATTCTTTACGCATAA
- a CDS encoding biofilm stress and motility protein A (in Escherichia coli, mutation of this gene affects biofilm maturation, stress response, and motility) translates to MIVKKRETIMPRLSVLFLAALLSACSVLQGTPQPAPSPTNYPQEVQRSQTAELTKIGTVTAVVRGSPMDSEAIIKKKAAAAKADYYLIIMNDETVIPGQWYSQAILYRK, encoded by the coding sequence ATGATTGTCAAGAAACGAGAAACCATCATGCCCCGGCTATCCGTACTATTTCTGGCGGCCTTACTCAGCGCCTGCAGCGTGCTTCAGGGCACACCGCAGCCAGCGCCGTCGCCGACGAATTACCCGCAGGAAGTACAGCGCTCTCAGACTGCGGAGTTAACAAAAATAGGTACAGTGACCGCCGTGGTACGTGGCTCTCCAATGGACTCAGAAGCCATTATTAAGAAGAAAGCCGCAGCAGCGAAAGCCGATTATTATCTCATCATTATGAATGATGAGACGGTCATCCCGGGCCAATGGTATTCGCAGGCTATTTTGTATCGAAAATAG
- a CDS encoding esterase (YjfP; esterase activity towards palmitoyl-CoA and pNP-butyrate in vitro; unknown function and substrate in vivo) — translation MIEIYTERLADVEVLHAVPAGMKQSPLPTVIFYHGFTSSKLVYSYFAVALAQQGFRVVMPDALDHGARYGGDAPARLQQFWPILKNSIDEFPALCQALRNTGGVAGDRLAVGGASMGGMTALGIMARHPEVRCVASLMGSGYFTTLAQTLFPPPVDVREKVIAGLVDYDVGKQLERLGDRPLLLWHGEDDDVVPAVETFRLQQALVANKLDQNLTCVWEAGVKHRITPEALEATSQFFARHL, via the coding sequence ATGATCGAAATTTATACTGAGCGGTTAGCCGATGTTGAAGTGCTGCACGCGGTGCCTGCCGGAATGAAACAATCCCCGCTGCCGACGGTTATCTTCTACCACGGGTTTACTTCTTCAAAGCTGGTATATAGCTATTTCGCTGTGGCGCTGGCGCAGCAGGGATTTCGCGTTGTGATGCCGGACGCTCTCGATCATGGCGCCCGCTACGGCGGCGATGCGCCCGCCCGCCTGCAGCAGTTCTGGCCGATTTTAAAAAACAGCATTGATGAATTCCCGGCTCTCTGTCAGGCATTAAGAAACACCGGCGGCGTTGCCGGCGACAGGCTTGCGGTGGGCGGGGCTTCCATGGGGGGCATGACGGCGCTGGGGATTATGGCGCGGCATCCTGAAGTGCGGTGCGTCGCCAGCCTGATGGGATCGGGCTATTTCACAACGCTCGCCCAGACGCTGTTCCCACCTCCGGTGGATGTGCGTGAAAAGGTGATTGCCGGGCTGGTGGATTACGACGTCGGTAAACAGCTTGAGCGGCTGGGCGACAGGCCGCTGTTGTTGTGGCACGGAGAGGATGATGACGTTGTGCCCGCCGTCGAAACGTTCAGGCTGCAGCAGGCGCTGGTGGCTAACAAGCTGGACCAAAACCTGACCTGTGTATGGGAAGCGGGCGTTAAACACCGCATTACGCCCGAAGCGTTAGAGGCCACGAGTCAGTTTTTTGCCCGGCACCTGTAA
- a CDS encoding membrane protein → MKNIVIALAAVLLFSANAAAAIKIDARQARNMDDVQSLGVIYINHNFATVSEAESAIQQDADQHNAKFYHTIIMREPGSNGNMHVSADIYR, encoded by the coding sequence ATGAAAAATATCGTTATTGCCCTTGCCGCTGTACTGCTCTTTAGCGCAAATGCGGCCGCAGCTATAAAAATCGACGCCCGCCAGGCCAGAAATATGGACGATGTTCAGAGCCTGGGCGTTATCTACATCAACCATAACTTCGCCACCGTTTCTGAAGCGGAATCGGCCATCCAACAGGATGCTGACCAACACAACGCGAAGTTCTACCACACGATAATCATGAGAGAACCGGGCAGCAACGGCAATATGCACGTCAGTGCTGATATCTACCGGTAG
- the rpsF gene encoding 30S ribosomal protein S6 (binds cooperatively with S18 to the S15-16S complex, allowing platform assembly to continue with S11 and S21) yields the protein MRHYEIVFMVHPDQSEQVPGMIERYTGAITAAAGTIHRLEDWGRRQLAYPINKLHKAHYVLLNVEAPQEAIDELETNFRFNDAVIRSMVMRVKHAVTEASPMVKAKDERRERRDDFANETADDADAGDSEE from the coding sequence ATGCGTCATTACGAAATCGTTTTTATGGTCCATCCTGACCAGAGCGAACAGGTTCCGGGCATGATCGAACGTTACACTGGTGCAATCACTGCAGCAGCAGGTACGATCCACCGTCTGGAAGACTGGGGCCGCCGTCAGCTGGCTTACCCGATCAACAAACTGCACAAAGCTCACTACGTTCTGCTGAACGTTGAAGCTCCGCAGGAAGCGATCGATGAGCTGGAAACTAACTTCCGCTTCAACGACGCCGTTATCCGCAGCATGGTTATGCGCGTTAAGCACGCGGTTACCGAAGCATCTCCAATGGTTAAAGCGAAAGACGAGCGCCGTGAGCGTCGCGATGATTTCGCTAACGAAACCGCTGATGATGCAGATGCTGGGGATTCTGAAGAGTAA
- a CDS encoding primosomal replication protein N (binds single-stranded DNA at the primosome assembly site): protein MANRLALSGTVCKTPLRKVSPSGIPHCQFVLEHRSVQEEAGLNRQAWCRMPVIVSGHANQAITHSITVGTQITVHGFITCHQMKNGLNKVVLHAEQIELIDSGD from the coding sequence ATGGCCAACCGCCTGGCGTTGTCTGGCACTGTGTGCAAGACGCCCCTTCGCAAGGTCAGCCCCTCAGGAATTCCTCACTGCCAGTTCGTGCTTGAGCACCGTTCTGTGCAAGAGGAAGCCGGTCTTAACCGGCAGGCGTGGTGTCGAATGCCAGTGATTGTTAGCGGGCACGCGAACCAGGCCATTACTCACAGTATAACGGTCGGTACGCAAATCACGGTTCACGGGTTCATTACTTGTCATCAGATGAAAAATGGCCTGAACAAAGTGGTCTTGCATGCCGAGCAGATTGAATTGATAGATTCTGGAGACTAG
- the rpsR gene encoding 30S ribosomal protein S18 (binds as a heterodimer with protein S6 to the central domain of the 16S rRNA; helps stabilize the platform of the 30S subunit), with protein sequence MARYFRRRKFCRFTAEGVQEIDYKDIATLKNYITESGKIVPSRITGTRAKYQRQLARAIKRARYLSLLPYTDRHQ encoded by the coding sequence ATGGCACGTTATTTCCGTCGTCGCAAGTTCTGCCGTTTCACCGCGGAAGGCGTTCAAGAGATCGACTATAAAGATATCGCTACGCTGAAAAACTACATCACCGAAAGCGGTAAGATTGTCCCAAGCCGTATCACCGGTACCCGTGCAAAATACCAGCGTCAGCTGGCTCGCGCTATCAAACGCGCTCGCTACCTGTCTCTGCTGCCGTACACTGATCGTCATCAGTAA
- the rplI gene encoding 50S ribosomal protein L9 (in Escherichia coli this protein is wrapped around the base of the L1 stalk), which produces MQVILLDKVANLGSLGDQVNVKAGYARNFLVPQGKAVPATKKNVEFFEARRAELEAKLADVLAAAAARAEKINALETVTIASKAGDEGKLFGSIGTRDIADAVTAAGVAVAKSEVRLPNGVLRTTGEHEVDFQVHSEVFAKLTVNVVAE; this is translated from the coding sequence ATGCAAGTTATTCTGCTTGATAAAGTAGCAAACCTGGGTAGCCTGGGTGATCAGGTTAACGTTAAAGCGGGCTACGCTCGTAACTTCCTGGTACCACAGGGTAAAGCTGTTCCTGCTACCAAGAAAAACGTTGAGTTCTTCGAAGCACGCCGTGCAGAACTGGAAGCTAAACTGGCTGACGTTCTGGCTGCTGCTGCAGCTCGCGCTGAGAAAATCAACGCACTGGAAACCGTAACCATCGCGTCCAAAGCTGGCGACGAAGGTAAACTGTTCGGTTCCATCGGTACTCGCGACATCGCTGACGCTGTAACTGCAGCTGGCGTTGCTGTTGCTAAGAGCGAAGTTCGTCTGCCGAACGGCGTTCTGCGCACCACCGGTGAGCACGAAGTGGACTTCCAGGTTCACAGCGAAGTATTCGCTAAACTGACTGTAAACGTTGTAGCTGAATAA
- a CDS encoding peptidylprolyl isomerase (FKBP-type; rotamase; catalyzes the cis-trans isomerization of proline imidic peptide bonds in oligopeptides): MTTPSFDSVEAQASYGIGLQVGQQLSESGLQGLLPEALVAGLRDALEGNAPAVPVDVVHRALREVHERADEVRRERQKELAVEGQKYLAENAEKEGVSSTESGLQFRVITQGTGPIPARKDHVRVHYTGKLIDGTVFDSSVQRGEPAEFPVSGVIAGWIEALTLMPVGSKWELTIPHNLAYGERGAGASIPPFSTLVFEVELLEIL, from the coding sequence ATGACAACCCCTTCTTTTGACAGCGTCGAAGCACAAGCAAGTTACGGTATTGGTTTACAGGTAGGCCAGCAGCTGAGCGAATCCGGCCTGCAAGGTTTACTGCCAGAAGCGCTGGTCGCTGGTCTCCGTGATGCGCTGGAAGGGAATGCCCCGGCCGTTCCTGTTGACGTTGTTCACCGCGCTCTGCGTGAAGTTCACGAACGTGCGGACGAAGTGCGTCGTGAGCGTCAGAAAGAGCTGGCCGTAGAAGGTCAGAAATACCTGGCTGAAAATGCAGAGAAAGAAGGCGTGAGCAGCACCGAATCTGGCCTGCAGTTCCGCGTTATCACTCAGGGCACTGGCCCAATTCCTGCGCGTAAAGATCACGTTCGCGTGCATTACACCGGCAAACTTATCGATGGGACTGTCTTCGACAGCTCCGTACAGCGTGGCGAGCCGGCAGAGTTCCCGGTAAGCGGCGTTATTGCTGGCTGGATCGAAGCGCTGACCCTGATGCCAGTAGGCTCCAAATGGGAACTGACTATTCCACACAACCTCGCTTACGGCGAGCGCGGTGCCGGTGCCTCTATCCCACCATTCAGCACCCTGGTCTTTGAAGTCGAGCTGCTGGAAATTCTGTAA
- a CDS encoding amino acid permease, translated as MVDQVKVADEAQAPTEQSLRRNLTNRHIQLIAIGGAIGTGLFMGSGKTISLAGPSIIFVYMIIGFMLFFVMRAMGELLLSNLEYKSFSDFAADLLGPWAGYFTGWTYWFCWVVTGMADVVAITAYAQFWFPGLSDWVASLAVVLVLLSLNLATVKMFGEMEFWFAMIKIVAIVALIVIGLVMVLTSFHSPSGVEASFNNLWNDGGWFPKGISGFFAGFQIAVFAFVGIELVGTTAAETKDPEKSLPRAINSIPVRIIMFYVFSLIVIMSVTPWSSVVPNKSPFVELFVLVGLPAAASIINFVVLTSAASSANSGVFSTSRMLFGLAQDGVAPKAFAKLSKRAVPAKGLTFSCICLLGGVVMLYVNPNVIAAFTMITTVSAILFMFVWTIILCSYLVYRKQRPHLHEKSIYKMPLGKLMCWVCMAFFVFVIVLLTLEDDTRQALIVTPLWFIVLGAGWLFVGKKRLANIGK; from the coding sequence ATGGTAGATCAGGTCAAAGTCGCGGACGAAGCTCAGGCTCCGACCGAGCAGTCGCTGCGGCGTAATTTAACAAACCGTCATATTCAGCTTATTGCCATTGGGGGTGCCATCGGCACCGGCTTGTTTATGGGGTCAGGAAAAACCATCAGCCTTGCGGGGCCGTCCATCATCTTCGTCTACATGATCATCGGCTTTATGCTGTTCTTCGTGATGCGTGCGATGGGTGAGCTGCTGTTATCGAATCTGGAATATAAGTCGTTCAGCGATTTTGCCGCAGATTTGTTGGGGCCATGGGCCGGGTATTTTACCGGCTGGACGTACTGGTTCTGCTGGGTGGTGACCGGCATGGCGGACGTAGTGGCGATAACCGCCTATGCCCAGTTCTGGTTCCCCGGACTTTCCGATTGGGTCGCCTCTCTGGCCGTTGTGCTGGTGCTGCTGAGCCTGAACCTGGCAACCGTGAAAATGTTCGGTGAGATGGAGTTCTGGTTCGCGATGATCAAAATTGTCGCCATTGTCGCGCTGATCGTCATCGGCCTGGTGATGGTTTTGACCAGTTTCCATTCCCCGTCCGGCGTTGAGGCCTCCTTCAATAACCTCTGGAACGATGGCGGCTGGTTCCCGAAAGGCATCAGCGGTTTCTTTGCCGGGTTCCAGATAGCGGTCTTTGCCTTCGTGGGTATTGAGCTAGTGGGCACCACCGCCGCGGAAACCAAAGATCCTGAAAAATCACTGCCGCGGGCGATTAACTCGATCCCGGTGCGTATCATTATGTTCTACGTGTTTTCGCTGATAGTTATCATGTCGGTGACGCCGTGGAGCTCCGTTGTGCCAAACAAGAGCCCATTCGTAGAGCTTTTCGTGCTGGTTGGCCTACCGGCGGCGGCGAGTATCATCAACTTTGTGGTGCTGACTTCCGCCGCTTCCTCTGCCAACAGTGGCGTGTTCTCCACCAGCCGTATGCTGTTCGGCCTGGCGCAGGACGGTGTGGCGCCTAAAGCCTTCGCTAAGCTTTCCAAACGTGCGGTACCGGCGAAAGGGTTAACCTTCTCCTGTATCTGCCTGCTGGGCGGCGTGGTGATGCTTTATGTCAACCCGAACGTGATTGCGGCTTTTACTATGATCACGACGGTTTCCGCGATTCTGTTCATGTTCGTCTGGACCATCATTCTTTGCTCATACCTGGTGTACCGTAAACAGCGTCCTCACCTGCATGAGAAGTCGATCTATAAGATGCCTCTGGGCAAGCTGATGTGCTGGGTGTGCATGGCATTCTTCGTCTTTGTGATTGTCCTGCTGACGCTGGAAGATGATACCCGTCAGGCGCTGATAGTGACGCCGCTGTGGTTCATTGTGCTGGGTGCTGGCTGGCTGTTCGTGGGCAAAAAACGCCTGGCGAATATCGGCAAGTAA
- a CDS encoding iron-sulfur cluster repair di-iron protein (Involved in anaerobic NO protection and iron metabolism) — protein sequence MAYRDQPLGELALTIPRASALFRKLDLDFCCGGKQTLLRAATRKELDLEEIEAQLAALATEPAEKDWRAAPLAEIIDHIIVRFHDRHREQLPELILQATKVERVHADKPNVPKGLAKYLTMLHQELSSHMMKEEQILFPMIKQGMGAQAGGPISVMESEHDDAGELLEVIKHTTNNVTPPPEACTTWKAMYNGINELIEDLMNHISLENNVLFPRALGGEK from the coding sequence ATGGCCTACCGCGATCAACCTTTAGGTGAACTGGCGCTGACTATTCCACGCGCTTCCGCGCTGTTTCGTAAACTGGATTTAGATTTTTGCTGCGGCGGAAAACAAACGCTGCTGCGCGCGGCAACGCGTAAGGAACTGGATCTGGAAGAGATTGAAGCTCAGTTGGCCGCCCTGGCCACAGAACCGGCAGAGAAAGACTGGCGTGCTGCGCCGCTGGCAGAAATCATCGATCACATCATTGTGCGCTTCCACGACCGCCATCGCGAGCAACTGCCGGAGCTGATTCTGCAGGCAACCAAAGTCGAGCGCGTCCATGCCGATAAGCCCAATGTGCCGAAAGGGCTGGCGAAATATCTCACCATGCTACATCAGGAACTGAGCAGCCACATGATGAAAGAGGAACAGATCCTGTTCCCGATGATTAAGCAGGGCATGGGCGCTCAGGCGGGTGGCCCGATTAGCGTGATGGAAAGCGAGCATGATGATGCGGGCGAACTGCTGGAAGTGATCAAGCACACCACCAATAACGTAACGCCGCCGCCGGAAGCCTGCACGACGTGGAAAGCGATGTATAACGGGATTAATGAACTGATTGAAGATCTGATGAACCACATCAGCCTGGAGAATAATGTCCTGTTTCCACGGGCGTTGGGCGGGGAAAAATAA
- a CDS encoding chemotaxis protein (serine sensor receptor): MFKRMKVITLLVSVLIALGLMQLLSATVFINALNNDKNNFTVSQLSSQNVAEFTDAWIGLNQARVTLNRGMLRIQGSMANQINGGQLQELVATANSLLAEAQSHFEKYRALPDTPGLRPHLSDELEAQYHNYASTLSKMNTFLAQSDLEQMFKQNAEQKQVAMQKVYREWRDEQAELSSQGVRDNQADYQRILWTLSIVMLGVIGVIVVSWVAMRRVLLMPLRDVMDHIRAIAAGDLTRPIEAEGKNEMARLANSVKEMQTALANTVSVVRDGADTIYTGAGEISAGSNDLSSRTEQQAASLEETAASMEQLTATVKQNADNARQASRLALDASTTAKKGGNVVAGVVRTMDEIATSSSKIAQITSVIDGIAFQTNILALNAAVEAARAGEQGRGFAVVAGEVRTLAQRSAQAAKEIKALIDDSGERVNAGSDLVNEAGKTMAEIVSAVTRVTDIMGEIASASDEQSRGIDQVGQAVAEMDRVTQQNASLVEESAAAAAALEEQASRLNEAVAVFKIHRRAQALAKATQVQTPQLKTKPAMPVSDANWETF; encoded by the coding sequence ATGTTTAAAAGAATGAAAGTTATCACCTTACTGGTTTCCGTGTTGATTGCGCTAGGGCTCATGCAACTGCTGTCAGCCACGGTTTTCATCAATGCCCTCAATAACGATAAGAACAACTTCACTGTCTCCCAGCTCTCCAGCCAGAATGTGGCCGAATTTACCGATGCCTGGATCGGCCTCAACCAGGCTCGCGTCACGCTGAACCGCGGCATGCTGCGTATTCAGGGCAGCATGGCGAATCAGATTAACGGCGGCCAGCTCCAGGAGTTAGTCGCCACGGCTAATTCGCTGCTGGCGGAAGCCCAAAGCCATTTTGAAAAGTACCGGGCGTTACCCGATACGCCTGGCTTACGGCCGCACCTGAGCGATGAACTGGAAGCGCAGTACCATAACTACGCTTCTACGCTCAGCAAAATGAACACCTTCCTGGCCCAGAGCGACCTGGAGCAAATGTTCAAGCAAAATGCGGAACAAAAGCAGGTGGCGATGCAGAAGGTTTACCGCGAATGGCGCGATGAGCAGGCCGAACTCTCCAGCCAGGGCGTTCGCGATAACCAGGCCGACTACCAGCGGATTTTGTGGACTCTTAGCATCGTCATGCTTGGCGTAATCGGCGTGATTGTGGTGAGTTGGGTAGCGATGCGTCGCGTCCTGCTGATGCCGCTGCGTGATGTGATGGATCATATTCGTGCCATTGCCGCAGGCGACCTGACCCGGCCCATTGAGGCAGAAGGCAAAAACGAAATGGCCCGGCTGGCTAACAGCGTGAAAGAAATGCAAACCGCACTGGCGAATACCGTCAGCGTGGTACGCGATGGGGCCGATACCATTTACACCGGCGCCGGTGAAATTTCTGCCGGCAGCAACGATCTCTCTTCCCGCACCGAACAGCAGGCGGCTTCGCTGGAAGAAACGGCGGCCAGCATGGAACAACTGACGGCCACGGTGAAGCAAAACGCCGACAACGCGCGCCAGGCTTCTCGTCTTGCGCTGGACGCTTCCACAACCGCGAAAAAAGGCGGCAATGTGGTGGCCGGCGTGGTGCGGACGATGGATGAAATCGCCACCAGCTCAAGCAAAATCGCCCAAATCACCAGCGTGATTGACGGTATTGCCTTCCAGACTAACATTCTGGCGCTGAACGCAGCGGTAGAAGCGGCAAGAGCGGGTGAGCAAGGCCGCGGGTTTGCGGTGGTCGCTGGGGAAGTGCGTACGCTTGCCCAGCGCAGCGCCCAGGCGGCAAAAGAGATTAAAGCTCTGATCGATGATTCCGGCGAGCGTGTCAACGCGGGCTCGGACCTGGTGAATGAGGCCGGTAAAACGATGGCGGAAATCGTCAGCGCCGTAACCCGGGTTACCGATATTATGGGTGAAATTGCATCCGCATCGGACGAGCAAAGCCGGGGTATCGATCAGGTTGGACAGGCCGTGGCGGAGATGGACCGCGTCACCCAGCAGAATGCCTCGCTGGTCGAAGAATCTGCGGCAGCAGCGGCTGCGCTTGAAGAGCAGGCCTCGCGCCTCAATGAAGCGGTAGCGGTGTTTAAAATCCACCGCCGCGCGCAGGCACTGGCAAAAGCCACGCAGGTACAAACGCCGCAGTTGAAAACAAAACCGGCAATGCCGGTTTCGGATGCAAACTGGGAAACTTTCTAA